A region of the Sulfuricurvum kujiense DSM 16994 genome:
TTATTTAATGCATTATTTAATACACAAATAGTGTATTTTTAGTCATTTAGTAAACATTTGATGTGATTTAGATAGAATTTTATAAACGAATAAGTATTTGGGAACCAATGGACAAACACGCTTTTAACGACTTACTTAAAATTGCAGGGCTTTCTAAAAAGGAATTTGCCGAGATTTTAGGGACGACCGGCGGTACGATCAGTAACTGGGGGAATGAAGATCGCGAGATCCCTTATTGGGTAGAGTCGTGGTTGAGTCTCTATATTGAGAATCAGCACTGCAAGAAGATCAAAGAAGCGATTAGTAAAAGCGGTGTATGCAATTTAATGGATAAAAAACCCAAGTGAACTTTCTAACCTTTGACTCTTTTATCTCAATTCCGATACTGATTGCTCTGTATTACCTGGGAGCATTGATGATCCCTGCCCTGCTTTGGTACAAGCGTATATGGGTTATTAAAATAGCCGATGCATTGATGCAAACATTCCCCATTTCCACCTCACGGCTTGTTCTGGGGTTCATGGTTTTATTTATCGGATTTGAGATACTGTGGCGAATGATGTTTGAGATGTTTATCGGGTATTTCAAGATGATTGAGTATTTACGCCATTTGGCTTATTGAAATTTTAAAATTACGTTTACTAAAACCCTCTCATCCATCTAGGTACCATAGCGCCTTCCCCCTGTTCCCAATGCATTATCGATTTGAGTGATCAATTTTTCAGACTTTTTAGGAATCGTTCAGAGATATAAACACCATATTTGATAATAATGTAGGTCACTTAATGGAATGTGTAGGTCATTTAATGGAGCGAACTTATTGGTTCATACTACGTGAATTATCGGTATTTACGTCATTTCACGCTTTTTTTAAAGCTATTTACATAAAAAATGCAAACCCATAAGTTACCTATTTCCCTTTGATAGGGTATTTTGCGTAGGTCAAATAATGTACTCACTTTTTTTATGTAGGTCAAATAATGCCAGCAATTCAAAAATGTAGGTCATTTAATGGAATACAAGCCTTCGATGGTTATTTCATAACTATTATTAACCGATTGCTTATCTGTAAAAGAAATATTTGCCATTTAATGATTCAAAATTACTTTTTTCACTTCATATCTAGTTTTTTAACGTGCACAAATTCATTATATTCTCATAAATACCTGTATTTTAATAAGTATTTATTATTGGTATGTCGGTCATTTAATGGGAAGTGTAGGTCATTTAATGGGATTTAGCGATATGTGTAGGTCATTTAATGGGAAGTGTAGGTCATTTAATGCACAGATATCCCTATTTTAGGGACTTTGCGTTTTTACTCTATAGAGTATTATAGATTATATAGAAATCTATAGTAAGGGGGCGAGGCTTTTGTGCCTCCCCTCCCCTATTTTGAGAGCAAAGACTGAAGAGGAGCAGAAAAAGTGATTTTTGCATCTTCTTGTTTGCGATATAAAATCTTTTTGATCTTTTTTCGTCCAGATTCAGTTACTTCTTCTTCAAGTGTAGAAATACCAAATTTTTCCAGGGTGTCTATATTTGATTCAATTTCACGACGAGCAGTTCTTATGGCATTTTCACTGTCTTGAGGGTAACCTACTGTTGTTAATAGAGCTTTTATTTCCATCTTTGAAGCATCCTTGTGTGTCCAAAAGAAACGGACAATCGCTCTGAGTAATGCGCTTTGAATAGTTAACAACTTATCTAACTCATCAATATAACCGATAGTTAATTGACCTTCAATGTAGTTTCTATATTTTGAAGAGAATACAATTTTAAATTCACCTGTCTCTGGGATTGCACCATCATCTTCGAGAATTTGAAATGCGTAATATTTTTTACTATGGTCTTCCATTTCTATGGACGTATTACGAATTTCCCGAATCTTTGTCCGTAGCCATGTATGATTTGAACCGGCTGTATTTCCGTATCGTTTTAAAACATCCGTTTCATTAAAAAATACAGCAACACTACCGCCTTCCAATTCTTCGATATTATTAGCAGATGCAAAAATACAGTCTAATAAATCTCTGTGGACTTGAGTTAAAATATTACCAGTAACAAGAACTTTTCCCCATGATGTACTAATCGCACGAGAGCGTTTGTTTTTAATG
Encoded here:
- a CDS encoding helix-turn-helix transcriptional regulator; this translates as MDKHAFNDLLKIAGLSKKEFAEILGTTGGTISNWGNEDREIPYWVESWLSLYIENQHCKKIKEAISKSGVCNLMDKKPK
- a CDS encoding DUF4282 domain-containing protein yields the protein MNFLTFDSFISIPILIALYYLGALMIPALLWYKRIWVIKIADALMQTFPISTSRLVLGFMVLFIGFEILWRMMFEMFIGYFKMIEYLRHLAY